The sequence CTCCTTCAAGAGTGGGGGCTTTTAAGATCTCTTTCGTGTAAGTCATAGCAATATTACTCATCTATGAAGTCTCTGGAGAAATCTTGTTTGGCAAGCTGAACAAACAAGGACTGCTGACCTAAATAGAGCAGATGTAATTCTTCCAGAAGCTTTCTTGCTGCTTCCAGGTTATTGATTCCTTTAACCTGTTGGCAAAACATCGAATGTGCAAATTGCTTCTCTAGTGATAGCTCGTTCATAATAACCCTCCTGAGTTAAGTTAAGTAGTACGGTTGATAGATTTAACACGCTTAACTTTGGTAGGCTATCTACATTGGTCTTATTAATTTACTGCTCCTGGCAGCTTCACCCTTGCCTAATTACCTACCTATTTCTGTTCTGCTTTTATCCTCATCGAATTTCCCATAATTTACAGCGATCGTTATCAGGATCGAGTGCGATCGTAATCAACTCACTAAAGCCTGGCAAAGTCACATGCAAGTATCGGATATTTATAGTCTCATTCTGCCCGTTTTTGCATAGAAAGCGATCGCTCTCTATGCATATTTCCAGCAAAATCACCCGAGTGGGTGATGCTGGAGGTGCACTAACGATATAGGTCTAGCGATATAACTCTAGCGATATACCTTTAGACGGTACAAGCTGGCATATTTTGAAGAGTTTTGAGTTGTTGCCTTGCCTGCTTAGAACGGGCGATCGCCGCTGCCAAATCTCTTTTGGCTTTTTGCAATTGCACTTGGGCTAGATCTACCTGTCTTTGCGAAACCGCGCCTGCTTGCGACAACTCTGCAAGTTGTTTGACTCTCTCTTCCGCAGTTTGTAGTTGCTCTTTTGAAGCCGTTATCTCCGTATCTGTTTGATAAACTGCGCTAACCAGTTGTGCTTCATATTTTTGGCATCTGCTACTTACCGAACTTGCCTGCACCGAACTCAATCCTCCACCCCAGATCGCACCCATTGACGCGATAGATGCCAAGCAGGCAAACACGGGAACGGATTTAGCGATGTTTTTATATCTCAGCATAGTACTAGTATAACCAATCCAAATAGGTGACTGAGTCCTATTGAGGTGTTGGCTAGTATTCTGAATCTGTAGAGACGAGTGCGGTTCCCTTAACGAGTGGCTTCAGTCGGCTCCGGCTGCAAAACCTGTTTGTATCGCGACATGATATGAGAAGTGCTTGGTTAAGCAGTGTCAAACCCTCTATCTTCCATCACAGATAGATATCGCAACCGGACTGTTAAGCTTGCCGATCGAAGTGAGCCTAACAAAACCCGTTTGGTCATAACTCAGGCGATTGTGCTAGAAAGAGTCAGCAGGGTTTTAAACCGAGACAGGTTGCCATTCCAGGCGTTCGAGAGTTTGAGAGCGTTCTAGTGCCCGCTCGAAGCTGCTGAGTTTTGGCTCGATTTGTAGCGGCTCGCCCACGTAACCCTGTACTGCTTCCTGGGTCTTGAGTCCATTCCCTGTGATGTAAGCAACCGTAGTTTCGTCCGGATCGATCTTGCCTGCTTCTACTAGCTTCTTGAGTACGGCGATAGTCGTGCCACCTGCGGTTTCGGTGAATATACCTTCGGTTTCTGCCAGTAGCTTGATACCTTCAATAATTTCATCGTCTGTGACAGACTCGATACTGCCGTTGGTCTTGCGCGCGATATCGATCGCGTAAACACCGTCAGCCGGATTGCCGATCGCGATGCTCTTGGCAATAGTTTTTGGCTTAACGGGAGCAATAAAATCGCGACCTTCCCGGAAGGCAGAAGCAATGGGCGAGCAACCTTCGGCTTGGGCACCGCTAAAGCGGACTGATTTCTCATCTACCAGGCCAACTTTGACAAACTCTTGGAAGCCCTTGTAAATCTTAGTGAATAGAGAGCCAGATGCCAACGGAGCCACAACACGATCGGGTAGCTGCCAGCCAAGCTGTTCGATCGTCTCGTAAGCCAGTGTTTTAGAACCTTCGGAATAGTAGGGGCGCAAGTTAATGTTCACAAAGCCCCAACCGTGGGTGTTGGCTACTTCCGAGCAAAGGCGGTTGACCTGATCGTAATTGCCCTGTACCGCAAATACCTTGGGTGCGTAGATCACAGTACCTAATACCTTGCCTGCTTCTAGATCGGATGGAATAAATACGCAGCAATCCAAACCAGCATGGGCAGCGATCGCTGCCGTAGAATTCGCCAGATTGCCAGTACTGGCACAGGCAACCGTATTAAAGCCTAATTCCCGCGCGCGACTGAGGGCAACCGAAACCACGCGATCTTTGAAACTGAGCGTGGGCATGTTGATGGCATCGTTTTTGATGTAGAGGTTTTTGATGCCGAGTTTCTTAGCCAGGCGGTTTGCCTTGAGTAGTGGGG comes from Pseudanabaena sp. PCC 6802 and encodes:
- the thrC gene encoding threonine synthase; translation: MTTATTSTYSCEKVTTTFNSLKCKECGTTYEPKAMHVCELCFGPLEVDYDYDAIASKVSRATIEAGPLSIWRYRDFLPVQTDNYIDVGTGMTPLLKANRLAKKLGIKNLYIKNDAINMPTLSFKDRVVSVALSRARELGFNTVACASTGNLANSTAAIAAHAGLDCCVFIPSDLEAGKVLGTVIYAPKVFAVQGNYDQVNRLCSEVANTHGWGFVNINLRPYYSEGSKTLAYETIEQLGWQLPDRVVAPLASGSLFTKIYKGFQEFVKVGLVDEKSVRFSGAQAEGCSPIASAFREGRDFIAPVKPKTIAKSIAIGNPADGVYAIDIARKTNGSIESVTDDEIIEGIKLLAETEGIFTETAGGTTIAVLKKLVEAGKIDPDETTVAYITGNGLKTQEAVQGYVGEPLQIEPKLSSFERALERSQTLERLEWQPVSV
- a CDS encoding TolC family protein, producing the protein MLRYKNIAKSVPVFACLASIASMGAIWGGGLSSVQASSVSSRCQKYEAQLVSAVYQTDTEITASKEQLQTAEERVKQLAELSQAGAVSQRQVDLAQVQLQKAKRDLAAAIARSKQARQQLKTLQNMPACTV